A genomic window from Sulfurimonas sp. hsl 1-7 includes:
- a CDS encoding alkaline phosphatase PhoX, producing MKKRTIISAITAAFLAVSFAACNSSDDGVDGINGTDGVDGQSASFVKWEFEELSAPVTDLEKTSIRSTTKITNNADGITDTIGFTELMATTDTDNGETFGLLKDHNDVAMTFTDGSPYICNGTNAGLGSGLDHSSILEKDGRIFMVSQFECEVGAMYGMELEQNATTGALAVKKDSLQYISQKEGYGGWVHCAGVTTPWNSHLGSEEYEPNARAVEADLNTTTMLTGNKYYDEVTKYYWKDENNANTANNNNPYFYGWIPEVTVAGATATPSFSYTKHFSMGRAAWELAYVMPDEKTAYLSDDGTNVGFYMYVADTAKNLSAGTLYAAKWIQTSNVGAGAADLMWIKLGHATDAEIKTIVATEPKFSDIFNVETPNVDDTCPTAGFSFVNTAMGKECLQVKSGQETAAAYLETRRYAAMQGATTEFRKEEGITFNPDNSTVYVAMSEVRKGMTDGLGDIQLAENKCGAVYGLDVYGSAETAYDSVQNVINSNYVVKNMHSVVEGSPAVYPVGSAYESYTCSVNGIANPDNVTYLEGENILAIGEDTSAHPNDFVWSFDTTSGDLTRLVSTPYGSETTSPFWYKDINGWGYLSLVTQHPFGETSTSDVENSLTPTSTESSIGIVGPFDFTVGDAKGSR from the coding sequence ATGAAAAAGCGTACAATAATTAGTGCTATTACAGCAGCCTTTTTAGCAGTTTCTTTTGCTGCGTGTAACAGCAGTGACGATGGTGTTGACGGAATAAACGGTACTGACGGTGTTGACGGTCAAAGTGCAAGTTTTGTAAAGTGGGAGTTTGAAGAACTTAGTGCACCGGTAACGGATCTTGAGAAAACTTCTATTCGCTCAACTACAAAGATTACAAACAATGCAGACGGTATCACAGATACTATAGGTTTTACGGAACTTATGGCTACGACAGATACAGACAACGGTGAAACATTCGGTTTATTAAAAGATCATAATGACGTTGCTATGACATTTACTGACGGAAGTCCGTATATCTGTAACGGTACAAATGCAGGACTTGGTTCTGGGCTTGATCACTCATCTATTTTAGAAAAAGACGGTCGTATCTTTATGGTATCTCAGTTCGAGTGTGAAGTGGGTGCTATGTATGGTATGGAGTTAGAGCAAAATGCTACTACTGGTGCACTTGCAGTGAAAAAAGATTCTCTTCAATATATCAGTCAAAAAGAAGGTTACGGTGGCTGGGTACACTGTGCAGGTGTAACTACACCTTGGAATTCACACTTAGGTTCTGAAGAGTATGAACCAAATGCTCGTGCAGTAGAGGCTGATCTTAACACTACAACAATGTTAACTGGCAATAAGTACTACGACGAAGTTACAAAATACTACTGGAAAGATGAAAACAACGCTAATACGGCTAACAATAACAACCCGTATTTCTATGGTTGGATTCCTGAAGTAACTGTAGCAGGTGCAACAGCGACACCGTCATTCTCTTATACAAAACACTTTAGTATGGGACGTGCAGCTTGGGAATTAGCATATGTAATGCCTGATGAAAAAACTGCTTACCTTTCAGATGACGGGACAAATGTTGGTTTTTATATGTATGTAGCAGACACTGCAAAAAATCTTAGTGCAGGTACACTTTACGCTGCTAAATGGATCCAAACTTCAAACGTTGGTGCAGGTGCGGCAGATCTTATGTGGATCAAACTAGGTCACGCAACAGATGCAGAGATCAAAACTATCGTTGCAACTGAGCCAAAATTTAGCGACATCTTCAATGTTGAAACTCCAAATGTTGACGACACTTGTCCAACTGCTGGATTCTCATTTGTAAATACTGCAATGGGTAAAGAGTGTCTTCAAGTAAAATCTGGGCAAGAAACAGCAGCAGCATATCTTGAAACTCGTCGTTATGCAGCAATGCAAGGTGCTACAACAGAGTTCCGTAAAGAGGAAGGGATTACTTTCAACCCTGATAACTCTACTGTTTATGTAGCAATGAGTGAAGTAAGAAAAGGGATGACAGACGGTCTTGGCGATATCCAACTTGCTGAAAACAAATGTGGTGCAGTATACGGTTTAGATGTTTACGGTTCAGCTGAAACAGCTTACGATTCGGTTCAAAACGTAATTAACAGTAACTATGTTGTAAAAAATATGCATTCGGTAGTTGAAGGTTCTCCTGCTGTATATCCTGTAGGTTCTGCGTATGAGAGTTATACATGTTCTGTAAACGGAATCGCAAACCCTGATAACGTAACATACTTAGAGGGTGAAAACATCTTAGCAATCGGTGAAGATACAAGTGCGCATCCAAATGACTTTGTATGGAGTTTCGATACAACTTCAGGTGATTTAACTCGTCTTGTTTCTACGCCGTACGGTTCTGAAACAACTTCACCATTCTGGTATAAAGATATTAACG